In Lolium rigidum isolate FL_2022 chromosome 7, APGP_CSIRO_Lrig_0.1, whole genome shotgun sequence, the DNA window GTAACAAAGTTTATGTCGCTTGACATGGTGCGGATGAGATCGAGCACCATGTCATGGACAATACAACCTTGTTTCTTAGGTTCATATATTTTATTAGGCTTTATCCACCGGACCATGCTTTTATTAACAAGCTTGTTGAAATAGATCTCCCCTAGCTCATATGACCCCATCCCTTCTTTATCAGGGACAAATCCTTCAATGATCCACCTCCATATTAGTGATTTTTTCTCAATAAAGTAATCTTCAGGAAACATACTGAGATACAATAAACATGTCTTTAGATTGGAAGGTAGATCATAATAGCTAAAAGACAGTATCTTTCTTGTGTTTTGGATGACTTCACTATCTTCATGCCCAAAACCAATTGCATCATACACCTTAGACCAATCTGCACTTGGTTTACCAACAAGCAAACTAGCTATTGTAATGATAGCTAATGGCACACCACCACATTTCTTTAAGATTTTGTTGATCACTTCATCGGATTGGTTATCCCAACGTACTTTTTCACCACCACATGTTCTTGTATAGAATAGCAATTTGGAGTTATCATTGGAAAGTGGTTCCATGTGATAGATCCTACCCGCTCTTGCGGCAACATCAACAATACGAGTAGTTATGATAATTTTACTTTCTGGATGACTATCCACAAAAGCACACTTAATTATTTCCCATGTTTGTATGTCCCATAAGTCATCAATGACAATAAAGTACCTATTCACGTGAGAAGGCAAAAATTATAATTAGCAAAAAAGCTATATAGCTTACTAGTATCCACTAAAATAAGAAGCATGCTATGACACACCAGACCGAAAAAAAAGGCATTAAGAATCTTAGAAGAGATTAACTCTAGATAAATAGGTGTGTATTGTAGTAGCAAAACTAGAGACAGTTGACTGAAGGAGTAATCCATGTAACCATTCAACCAATGCAACTGATGGTAATCTTGAGTCGATCTTTAGCCAAAGAATAGATGTCCAGTGTCACATATGCTATAATAGCCACACATTAATTTCCATTTCTATGGTGTTTAATGATAGCTTTTCATATGGTTATCAAATCAGAGCGCTTATGGTTTTGGCCAAACACACAAAGAGATAATTTGCGGAGGCGGCAACAGGCACGGTTGGTCGCTTTGGGGCAGACAACGATAAGGGTGGTCATTGTAATGGCAACGACCGCATCGGCGTTAGAGGTGGATTTCCCATGGCGAGTGCAAGGAGTTGGCTCCGGTACGTGTGTAGGCCCCACGAACCATAGTGGTGGAGCAATATTTGGAGGTGATAATGCTTAGCATGGACCACCAACGGTGTTTGGTGGTGTTGTGGGCTTCGCTGGCTGTGTTGCTGTTGGCCAATCCTAGGACACTGGCCCTAGATCTGGCCAAAGTGGCGTCAGCCACCAAGGTAGAGCACAACCCTGTCAAGGCTAGGGCAAGCCTTATTCAGAACCGGCTCTAGTTTGAGCGTTATGCTTAATGTGTCAACTCAAGTTCAAAGCTAGGTCTCCTCACAGGGTGCTCGTTCTCCAGGATGGTCTGGTTTGAGGTCCTCTCGTGGATCAGATCCACATCAGGACCCCCCACGgctgagggtgacttcgcggagctgagggtgacttcgcggagtggtggtcacTGGTGGTGCGGACCACCCCTAGCCTGCTGCGCAAGGGCACTTCGTCGGTGATCATGCTTAATGCATGGTGGATATGGAAGCATCGGAACGCGGTGGTCTTCGACAACGCGCGCCCTTCGGTTACAACCCTATTCAACGACATAGTTGTCGACGCGCGGCTCTGGGCGGACGCGGGCGCCCGAGGCGTGCGCCTTTTGCTCCCCTAGAttagttttttctttttcttgggtcgagttgtacggcgtggtGTTCGTCCGTGCGCGgacttgtacatataaccttctttttctatcaatgcatcgaaacgcaaggcttttgtgTTTTCGTGAAAAAAAGTTCAAAGCTAGGTTGTTGTGCGGCTTGACTGTGAGTGTGTGGGTAACAATTTGGGGAAGGCTAGCTGACGGTCACCCATGTCGAGGGTTGCTTCCGCCGAGGTCAACAGTCGCCGTCACCGTCTCCGCCGTGGCCAGCCGTGTGTTCACCAACTCTGataagcactagtagaaaaaggggcttccgtccaagcctttagtaccggtttccttacgaaccggtactaaagggtgcattagtaccggttgcactgtcCAGGCCGCCtgcaacctttagtaccggttcgtgcggactttagtaccggttcgtgtcacgaaccagtattaaagggttggcgtcagccgGAAAACCTtcggtaccggttcgtgacacgaactggtactaaaggttttcctgctccccacgcacctcccccccccccccccccacacccccTGGATcgcttttttttgctttgtaaaatacaaatgaaaatgatagaaaattcaaaaaataaaatgttttcggattcttgtatgttatgcaacctactattcagtgaaattaagaaattcgaattttgacttttttttataaaaaaaagttcaaaaaatggtaaaaccgcattaacttttgcatacgacgtcggaaaaaaaaagtataagagcatctccagtcgcgtcccccaaagcgtcccccaaagggatttggggcgcgccggacaaaaaaagcgtcccagccgcgtcccccaaagcccatttttgtccggcgcggcccgatacggtgtccggcgccccgagcccgtccccgtcccacggggacgctccggggatgccggacacaacgaaagcgaggccaaccgacgcgggcccgacgcgcgtcgggcggcacggaaggctaaaaccccgtcgcctacctttggtcaagcgacgttaatggcgtccctgttttcccgagcgacgcgagggacgcgtctcgtcgtgcatggccgcgtggccgtccgcgcgggagttattgcgtgcaaccacccgctaccgccgctgttttaagacgccctccggttatcgccgctcatcataatccttctcgtcgccgccgcctcccttcccggatcctctccccgccgctcaaaaaatgtcgagctcgtcctcccgcaagatcgccgcggcggaaTGGCTCgggcgcggcagcctcaccgtggcggaggcgtgggcgccgtaccacgcccggtatccggtcccgccggacatgcggctgccagcggccggcggccggaagatggccgtgaacggcattggcgttccgccgccgccgaagccgaagacggaccaatggagggacgccatcaaggcccgtcgggctcagccgaccgccgaggagcggttggatccgacgtgggcggtcaacgacaaggacgctcggtggacgacgtacttccgagcggagtacgacgtcgagatgcacggcGACCGagcaacctcgtcggcggccccaacagctggaacgagGAAGGCCGCGCCTGTTCGGGGCgttcgggcgcaccctcgagaacgtcatccgcggcctccgcaacggcgctccaaggccggAGATgcgcgtcgtcgccgccggcgtctcctcaatggcagcccgaggaggacgacgtactcgtcctcctcgcactcttcttcctcgggaccggcgcgatcgacgccgtcctcgtcgtaccggtcggcgccctacaccgtccccaaacgggaggtcaaggaggagccggcgacgcccgtcgaacacgaggcgtggcggtagcggcggcgggcggcggcaagggaggcgcggcggcgccctcctcatcccggccggaggtgaaggaggagccggaggaagcgtcgcggcggcggcgccgccggcggagtacgagcggcgcagccggctcatcgccggcggccgacgaccccgaggactcgcccgaggctgcgggcggcgttcttggcgtccatggacgacaaggacgctcggaggggcgacctggacgcggcgatcgccatgtccatccgcgactccggcaagccgccggtggacctcgccgacgacggcgaggcagggaccaagcggcttggtgaaggacgagcccgtggacgagcccgtcgacgagcgcatcaagcgaggaggtcgtcaccgagcgagatgtacaacttccgagcggtactacgacgcctccggccgccgcaagtggttctagattaggtttagttttaaagttagtcaaatttcgttcgaatctatgtaagtttggacgaatctaaatcgaatctagttaagtttaaaatttgcgaaattttgtttgggggacgcgactgggaagcgacgtcccccaaacgcggcacgaacgaaacacgtcccccaaacgctcaatccggcgcggtttgggggacggtttttgggacgcggctggagatgctctaatatatcaaagtcatcgtgggaaaaagttacatccgaattcacccaggtttacccggttagccaatttttagattctcaaaatttcaaatgaaaatatgaaagcaggaagattgtaggttttttccagaaatttagaattttatatatttttaattttttaaaaattaaaatcaataattataagattttttgaattccataatattactattacttttagcaaattataagattttcaaattttcaggttttaggtttggcaaaaaaatttaaaaaatttaaaaaataattaaaaataataggattgatatgatacttttgtttatttatttattcaacattattattatatcattacttttgtttattaaaagaattatttggaatttaaataataaagaagtgtgacatcaaccaacatgttaataggattgatatgatactactatcaacaatatgcgcgccaagcacttggaagtggaaagGGAAGGAACTCGAaaattaagcgtgctagtgttggagtagtgtgaggatgggtgaccgaccaaaaagtttgaccacgggtaagtaatttgactagagattaagtgtagttagagactaacggaaatactagaaattctgaagaaaaaaaaagggagtgaaaaataattagaaaaaaaatggataaaaaaaattaaacaaaataGCCTTTTGCGGGGGTGACCATTGTTGCGCACGTTGAGGGTGGAGATAAAGGGGATAAGGGTGTGGGATATGCGCGGGTGACCATTGTTGCGCATGTTGAGCATGGATATATTCACCTCGAGAAGCTCCGCTTTTGCAACATTTTCCTACTAAATGCTCAATTGGGTACAAGAGAACCAGAAAATAAGTACTAGAGAAAATGAGTTGTGTTTGCATACATGCCATCGTGATCGCATATGACTCCTTGTAGTGCATGTTATGTATGTTCTTTTTGTTTTGGCCTTTTCTTGATATAATTTACTTGTGGAATGATATAAATAAGGATTCATTAcataaaaactaaaagaaactAATAGAAATGATGTTAAAATATACATGTTACAGTTTTTACCGAGATGAAGGAAACAAAATATCATAAAGAACAAATCCAATATATATCATCGTCCTTATTTGCTCAACCAAAGCTTGAGTTGCATTGCAATTACCTTCggagttttagtttatatgtcaTACAAAATGATTAACCACGCCCATATTAGTGTATATTTCATGTCACCAAaacatataagccatatagtataCCTAGGGGCATATGTGACATAAAGAAGTTAAGACTAACATAGGAAGAGATTTACCTCTTGCCTGCAAGGACTTTTTGCAGCTGGTTGATCAGCTGCCTCTCATCCATTCTTTCTGCAGCTCTGTACAGATCTATGTCAAGTTCAAAGAGGATGTCACTGAGAACTTTCTTCGCGCCTTGGTTCTGACCAACTGGAACAAAACCTTGACACTCGTATGTTTTGCTAAGCTTGTCATACAATGCTTTTGCAAGGGTGGTCTTGCCCAAACCTCCAAATCCAACAACAGAGACTATCTTGAGATCTTTTTGAGACGTGTCAGCACCCTCGAACAAGAGCTTCATTAGCTCATCAATTGGCTCACCAATGCCAACAAGGTCAGAGACCTTTTTGTATAGAGCCGAGAGACGAGGGTCAACTGTTGTTGATGCATGATTAGCAACAATATCATTGATCTTGTACCTCTCGTACCTTTCTTTGATCTTCATAACTTGGCTCTCAATGTCTTTGATGTCACCGGCAATTTCATGGCGCGCATTGAACTTGGTGAATTTATTGCGGGCCTTCTTCAACAAGTGCTTGATTTTCGGCTTGGTTGGCTCAACACCCTCAACGCGCATCAAGAAGGAGTCGAGGCTGTCCTCAATGGCATATGACAGTTCCCTGACCTCATTAGCCCAAATCTTGACCTGCGGGTCAAGTTGATCCAGCGGCACGCTGGATACCTTCACAAGGGCCCCTTGCATGCCCAGGAGCTCATCCCTAAGGTCTCCAATCCCCTTCTTCACGTTCTCCTTCAGGTTGTACTCTTGTATGAGCAGCTtaccaagcttggggatgagaGAGCTCATCGCCCCCGTGCCGAAATCCATGCTcgactctcactctctctctctctcgcttgcTAGCTTGgtgcctttttttcttcttctattttCTCACTTGTTGTCTATCTCTTTTCACAAGTTCTCTCTTACTGGCAGTGGCTGGGATACTGTCCCTTGTAAGTGTACTGGTTCATGTACTGCTTCTGTTTCATGGCCTTCACATTCACCCTTCTTTATTTTCAAGAAGGAATAAGCTTTTTGTCCTTAATCATCACCTCCTCACTGCATATTCAAAAAATAATCTGTAAACAACAATTTCCATCACCTTGCTGGTTTGAACTTTCCCCAATTTAGATGCAAAATTCAGAGCTAAGAAGACAAGAAAAAGTAAAACTAAAATACAAAATTACCTTAGGGACAGGAATAGGACCTTGCACAACCTCCATCAGTGGTGGATCTAGAAGTAGAGGAGGAGCAAAAGAGCTAACAGGTAGGCCGACCGCGCCACTGCCAGGAGCCTCGACTTCGGCTGCTGGCTGCTGCTCACCGCGGACGGCGCCGGCGACCAACCTGAGCTCCGGGCACGGACAAGATGAGTCCCACCGGCCACCCGCCACCACCAACCGGCCACCCCGCGGTGCTACTGCTCAGACGAGATGGGGATTGATGATTGGGGGAGAGGAGACGAGAACAGTTTGACTTGGAAGAGACGAGATCCTACTCTGCTCGTGTCTCTCGTTAAGAATAATTCTTAATGTGACTGACTAAAGGGCCCTTATTTATCTGTATATTACATACCAATATAGAAAGACCAGTCAGTCATCAGCAAGTCGCTAAACCAGTCATCCCCGCTTAATCGGTCGCTAAATATTATCACTTTGTTCCAAATTATATGCCGTTTTAGCAAATTAAATTAGCTTGCTAAAACGGATTATAATATGAAACGGAGGTAAATGCAGCTCCCTAATCATCGCATACAGCACTGCCGGCCAACCACGCCGATGTCGATGCCTTGTGAGGAAGTGTCATTGCCCTTCGAGGAGACGCTGTGGCCCAGCCATGACCTCTTGGCCGCACACTGCAAGGAGAAGTCTGCCACCCTACGAGGAGACCCGCCGCCTAGCCACACGCTGGTAGGAGACACCGCTGCTGCCACTGCCCCTACCTCCGCTCTCTTGGACACGCCGCCACCCACGCTGCCCCTACCTCCGACCAGCGTGGGAGGCAAGGAGACACCGCCCCAACCGTTCGTGTCGAAGGTTTTCTTCATTCTCAATTGCTGCCCCTACCAGTGGCGGAGGTTGGGCTGAAAGAATGGGGGGAGGGGGGCAAATGGGCTAAAAAGGCCAGCACTAGTCTATTTTTTCTCAGATCTGAGGGAAGATAGACCTAAGGTATATAGCTTTCAATTGACGGCAAATACAATAAGACTTCCTGCAAACGGGTACATGTTAGTATGATTATTGTTATAGCATCTCTAACCATCCCATATAATCATTTATAGGAGTAAAATTTTGGCTTACTTTCCTAACCGATTCcttagggcgtgtttggtagcctgggtctCATTTGGGGTTGAGTGGGGGAGGCCCTAAAACGTGTTGCACCTTGCAAACGGGCCACGTACCAACTTTGACCAGTTGTTTGGTAGGCTAGGCTGCATCAGTTggtactgttgtggatatacttcatgggtatgccaacgacatggtctagatccggcaaggccgggtggcccacagatcgtGGTGGTGGCTTATGGTCCATCGGACGGCCTAATTattgttgatagaagatggaggaAGACCAGCCTAGGAACAGGAGCCGAATCCCACCCGACCTACACCAGGAGTTGGATCCACGAAGGCCCATGAAGTGTCCAGATCCATGACGACAAATTAGatgtaggtggatccttgacgtgcacggcccaTCAAGGTACTCCTGTAGGTACTCCTAATTATGCAAACACAATGACAATTATGTCTAGGCATAGGAAGGGTGATCACCACAGCATGACAATGACAAGCATGTGAATGACATGCTTGGCAATGAGTTCATAGCCGATGCGGCACTTCAAGTACAACGGGTAGCGTCGCGGCCGCCGCTGAAGAAGGTGCAACTACCGAGGATTGCCCCGCTCGTGGCATAGTGTGCCACGGGAATGGGACGAACCCCGTCGGCACCTCCATCTCCCTTCTTGAGCCTGCTGCACCCGCCGCCATGAATGTTGCTCTAGTCgtcggaaaccctaggtgggggtTTTCTGACCCCATCGTGGGATCCGATGGTCGAATCCTGGCGGCGGCCGGTCCGCGTCCCCATCGTCCTCTCGGAGATGAGGACGACTGATTTAACACCGGCACTAATGTCGGGTGAATCGGCGCCACCGCATCACGGAGGCCACCGGCCTCGTACTCGCAGATGATCCGCGCGCGGTCAGAGACCCGCCGGGGTGAGCTTCGTCGCGGGAGCCATCGGCGGATCGGGCGAgtgagggggggggggaggaggcgaggaggcaTGGAAGGGCAGTTGATGGGGCGCGGTCCGGTGTCAGGGAGagcgagggagggagagagggcggTGGAGACCGGCGCACGCGAGTAATTGTCGCGTCTCCCGCGTTTCTCCACGCGTGCAACAGTTGCACAAGCGCGTGCACGTTTCCACGACAACATGCCAACTCCATAGAAATGGCCTATTCGGTCATTCCTCCTCAACGTTGTTTCCGTGCTATGCAACAACGCGGTGAAGCCGAGAAAGGGGAGGGCATGCTACCAAACGTGTCGCTATATTTAGACTCGACCGCGCCGCACTCCTTTATATTTACTCGACGAAGCGACGGATGAGTATAATTATtttttctttctccaccaccCACTAATCACCTGCCCAACCacctctcctacctcgtcggcgcCCCCCTGGAAAATGTGTTTCTTCTACGCTCTTTCGCTGCAGTACATAGGCTGATCTAGCACATCAATGAATCGTGGGTTCGTGATTTGACGAAGTCAAACAACGTACATGACAATGTTATTCATAACGCAGGTTCATCCATTTCTTTCTTGCCCAATTCCTTTCGACTAACTTCAAATGCGAAGAACAAAATACACTTCAAATGTGAGAACAAatttgtggttggatggttaggagggtagtCGCACCCCAAGCCcgtcagagttcaaatcccagatttgacactttggtgtcgcaTAAAGacagaatattcttcagtgggaggcgacgttcccgtcgacagcgaggcgcctgtggtgacttcgtcaatctcaagacttgCCGGATCAGTTCTCAACAcaatctcttggaggtgctcatatgaGTAGGGTGTAAGAGTAGGGTGtaagtgtgtgcgttcataggggtgagtgtctgcgcgtatgtatgagcctcttaattgtactgtgtttcgcaaaaaaaaaaacacttcaaATGCTCTGCAGCGCGCTGCTATTGTTCCCCCTGAAGATCCGGTTGAGGATGGCCGCCAGCCTCACACCTCCCTGCGCAATCCTCTTCTGAACAACCGGCAGCGCCTTGAAGAAATACTCATCTGCAGTTCCATTTTGAAACGGATGTCGTCACACTTTTCCCGAAGGGCAGAACCATAAATTGGTCATCTCTCGGCACCAAGGTGCTTACCTTCCAAGTTGGAGCCTTGCTCAGTACCCACGTACGCCGGGCACGACAGCTCCGCGCTCTCCTCGGCGAACCTGCATTCACTCCCAGCCGTCAGTCTTTCAAGATTCAGTTTCAACTGCAGTTTGCATTGTATCGTGATAAACTTACTTGTCAGCACAACTGGTTGCTCGACTTGGGCACGCCTCCCACTTGTTCTTTTCAACCACCTGCACGAGAAAAACAACTCAGTAAAAAGATCTAAGGCTAGACCTGACGCCTAAACTGATATGCATGCAGTTGGGGGCATGCAGAAGTACTTACAGTAAGGTTGCGCTTGATGGCGCCGATCATGGTGCTCAGGTCATCCTTGTAGAACCTGTTCATGGCCGTTCCGATGACCTTCTCATCCCACACCTGAAACCCATCCATGATCCATCCATGTTAGCAAGGGGGGCATGAACTAAGATGAATGGATCCAAGCCATTGATTCTGCTACGATGAATTGTAAGTGCTAGGAACCTTGTGGAGGTTGGTCTTGTTCGTATACCAGCTGACGACGACGGTATTGCCGCCGAGGTCGGCAATGCGGCCGCAGTGCATGGGCTGGTGGACGTCGCCCACGAAGTGCGCCAGGAACATCAGGCTCTCCGTCCGGTTATCTGATTGATATCAAAGATGCACGGGGTTCTCTTTCAGGTACGGAGAAAGACAACTAGTGAATGGTGAATGGGTGAGCTTACATGGACACGATGAGTCTTGCAACGCGGCGGTGTAGTTGTTGATGGCTCCGACTACGCACATGTCCTTCTCTCCGTTCGTGCCGTGGCAATCCCCTGTACAGAAAACGGTATCACCACAGTTTAGTAGTAGCACAATTTTGTAGAGTTCAATGGCACAGTGGCACACCCAACTCAACTTGGCTACAACTCATAGCGCACGCAAAGCAAATCTGACACGATGTATGCTTTTATTGGCAACTAAGCTAATTCTAAGGTAGCTAAGAATCAGCAATTTGGAGAGTGACAAATTCTCAGTTGACTATAATTCTGAGGTGATCTTCGGATCTCGTATTGTAAATCATGACTAGTATGAATCACGAAAACGGACAGGGATTTTTCAGTTGCAACACCATATAGGATATCTCACTTGCAACTTGCAACAGAATCACAAactaatactacctctgtccataaatagatgccaaaaatttatctaaatttaaatgtatctagccacaatttagtgtatagatacatccgaatttagataaatctttggcatctatttatggacggagggagtataatatttTAGAAATCGACTGAGAATTAAACTAATCAATTCTCAGCTGAGAATTAGCAAACCGATTTACTTAGATTGAATTGACTGCGAGGGCGAAAGGTTCACGTACTGGCGTAGCTGAACTTGCAGTCTCCAGCGGTGTCGGCGAAGTGCAGAGGGGCCGACCACGGGTTCTGGCGCCGCTCGGTGTCAGGCCACGAGCACACCGCcgcgagctcgccgccggccgactccggcaggagccccttcaCAGCCGTCGACGCCTCGCTCGTCAGGTAACTCTGCACGAGAAATCTCAGTTCAGTTTACGACAAACTTGTACCGAAGGAATACAAACGCTAGTGCTGGGTAGGTGGCTCACGCACGTACCTCGGCGATCTTGCAGACCATGTAGTGTCCCTCCACTCCCCACGCCTGCGCCGCCGGAGCTCTCGCCGCCGCGGCGACCAGGACGACGTGAAGCAGCAGGAGAAGGGCCATCGTCCTGGCTACGCTTTCTCAGTGTGTGTTCAGTGCTCGTGGTTCCCGTGCTCCTTTCGCTTCTGGCCTAGTAGTACAACCATGAACTGCCCACAGGCTAATATAGTGCGTTTTTGTTGTTTGAGAGTTTTGCTAGGGTCCAGCATTGAGATCCGCCATGATATTGGTGCGAGTTAACAACCGGGGGGCTGAAACTCCACACATCGAATGCAGTGTTGGACTGGTTCGAGCACGTGACCTCACAACCTCGATCAGGCGAGCATCATCTGCCATACTTGGGAGTTGGGAACCATGATTACTGCCAGTAGGCCTAAGTGGTCGCGTAGGCGTAGCCGCATGTGCAGTACGTGCGTTCATGTCCGCTCCAAAGCGCACAATCCGAGGATAAGTTCTTGGCTGGAAAGGCATGCACCGTCTGCTTGCACGCTTGTAGTACTCGATTGCGGTTTTGGGTCGATCGGAGAAAACATAAGCGCAGGATTCTGTATCAGTAGTTTTGGCTGCAGTACAGAAAAAACATAGGCATTTAATTGTGTGAAGAAATAGGTGCTTGTCATAGTTATCATTGAGACAAAGGAAAATCCCTATGAGATAAGACCTAACTAAAATTTTACTACGAAATTGAGTGCAAGGTAGACCATAGGAAAATTATATGGTTTTCAGTCTACAAACCGAACAATTTCTATAGAAATAAATTCTTAGAAATAGAATTTCAAAATTCTTATGGACTTTTTTTGCGAAAAATCAGCCAATCTaataataatcatcaatagcaaTACAAATAAATTCAAAAGTAAAATAAATAAATCTTATGGACTTGCTTCGAACCAAACATGCTCTACTGACTGCAATCCCTACTACTCTAGTCCCTGCAAATCTATACGAAGAAAATTGGTTAAGTCACAAGAGAGTTTCAGAAGTCATGTGGCAGACTAGAAGAAATTATTTACTTCTTAAAAAGGGGAGAAACCCTagactctgcatcaatagatgtacAAAACCTTTATTCAAAAAATGTTCTAAAGAACTTACGAGTACGAATGCCAGCCGCCGGGAGATTAAAATTATGATCGAGCAAATGGACTCCTTTGTAAAGATAAGAGGAGGATCCAATGATCTCGCATAACCAGGCAAAAAGACAATGatagaaaaaaaaatccatagCATTTCGGTGGCACGGGCACTTACAAGAGAAGACTAACAAATTCATTTTTGTCACAGCCTTGGCTAAGGAGGGCTGCCCAATGGGCAACACTCACCTGGACTTTATACTAAATCAATGATAACTAATATGGGACGGAGGGTTTGTCAATCCCTTATATGTGTATATTAAAtcttttttatatatattttcTAAGTTTACGAATGAAACCTTATACTTAAGGGTTTTTCTGAGAACACCCTTATACTTAGGTGTTAAATAGACTTAACTCTAACTCATGCAACTTTTTTTTAGGACAATCTACTAGGCTTTATTAATCATCAATACTGTTTAAAGGAATAGAGTTAGTGTAGGGAATATCGAGCCACAGGTGGCGTCCCACTCCAAAAGAAATCATATGCCTAGCT includes these proteins:
- the LOC124677889 gene encoding endonuclease 4-like, giving the protein MALLLLLHVVLVAAAARAPAAQAWGVEGHYMVCKIAESYLTSEASTAVKGLLPESAGGELAAVCSWPDTERRQNPWSAPLHFADTAGDCKFSYARDCHGTNGEKDMCVVGAINNYTAALQDSSCPYNRTESLMFLAHFVGDVHQPMHCGRIADLGGNTVVVSWYTNKTNLHKVWDEKVIGTAMNRFYKDDLSTMIGAIKRNLTVVEKNKWEACPSRATSCADKFAEESAELSCPAYVGTEQGSNLEDEYFFKALPVVQKRIAQGGVRLAAILNRIFRGNNSSALQSI